The Plasmodium coatneyi strain Hackeri chromosome 11, complete sequence DNA segment CCTCCCCCTACATCCATTAAGAAGAGATAATAGCATAGTGTAGTGTAGTGTAGCACAGTGAGGTAcacctttatttttcattttttttgccaaagaggggaaaaatggcCGATGGAGAGTACAGCTTTTCCCTGACAACCTTTAGCCCTACGGGGAAGTTAGTTCAGATTGAATATGCCCTGAATAGGGTCTCCAGCAGTTCCCCCGCCTTAGGTAAGTTTTCGTTACGGTTGAAAAAGTGGGGCCATTTCGCTGAATCGCCCTTTCATATTTTCATCGCCcatgtttttattttgctcccTTTTTGTTCGTTTGCCCCTTCGGCATACGCACATGTAACTGCGCTACTATACTCTACGCTACTACACTTGTGTGTCCTTTgcaccttccccccccaagGCATCCGAGCCAAGAATGGTGTCATAATCGCAACGGAGAAGAAAAGCCCAAATGAACTAATAGAAGAAAACAGTATATACAAGATCCAGCAGATCAGCGAACACATAGGAATTGTCTACGCAGGAATGCCAGGAGACTTCCGTGTGTTATTGAAGCGTGCCCGCAAGGAAGCAATCAGATACTCTCTACAGTATGGGAATGAAATATTGGTGAAGGAACTTGTTAAAGAAATAGCATCCATAGTGCAGGAGTTTACCCAAACAGGTGGAGTGAGACCATTTGGCTTGTCCCTACTGATCTGTGGTATAGATGCCTATGGATACCACCTGTATCAAATTGATCCCTCCGGATGTTACTTTAATTGGCTAGCTACATGCATAGGAAAGGACTACCAGaataatatttcctttttggagAAAAGGTACAGCGCCGACATCGAGGTGGAGGACGCCATACACACAGCCATCCTCACTCTTAAGGAAAGCTACGAGGGCGTCATGAACGAGAAGAACATTGAAATAGGCGTGGCCTGCAATGGGAAGCCCTTTAAAATTCTGACCCCCAACGAGATTAAGGATTACCTGATCGAAATAGAGTAAGCGGTGGGGCGGCCTACCGGTAAAACGGCAAAAGCCTTGCACGGGTGATCCCCTTCCtggtgcacattttttgaaCATCCCCAAGGGAAGTTGCCTCCCCGTGGCAGATCGGTTGTACCACTCTCATTTCGTTCCATCCCCccgtgccttttttttttttaaaacttctCATCGTTGGAGAAGCGTCAATGTGTATGATCTCCCCATCGGTGACAAACAAAACGGCATGCCTCCCAAAACTATTTAAATAGCTACAtataatatgtgtatacgtaggtgtgcattttcttccccaccaATTTGAGGTGGCATTCTTGGTGGGGAGAGTTCGCAAAAGTGTTTCCTCATCGAGGCGGCTGGCCCCGTACGGGGATATATCAATTGGGTACATAATCACATGTAAATTGCAATCGTtcagatggtccacatggtcCATATGGTGCAGATCGTTGCAACTGCTGCGATTAATGTGATTGTTGAGGACGTCACACTCACGGTGCAAGGTAAGTACATTTCGCCTTTTACAATTACGCCAATAACGGACAAGGAAATTCTCCCGAAGTAGCCTCcccgtaaaaaaaaaaaaaaaaaaaaaaaaaaaaacgcacctTGGGATGaccatgaaaaaaatatatatatatcgacGTGCCCGTACCCTGGCGCAACTCGAGTTAGGAACACATTTCGAGTTTCCTCCCAAATTGGGCGAAAGCAATTTCCCCTTAGGATATCAGCgaagtgtgaaaaaaaagccacAAGGAGGAAGTATCTTGCCAGGCATACACTTCAAGCACATGCGGACGCAGCAGTTGATCATATAAGAGTAGTTTGTTATATACCCCCCCCTtagcaaaaaagaaacgcaaagctccccccaaatgaacTGCGTACGGACCATACTTTGTAAAGGCCGCCAGGCGGTCAAGGGTAAAAGCACACCCTTCCTCATGAACAGCAGTTTTAACCTTCTTGGAAGGAGGAACATTAACATGGGCATGAGAAAACTGAGCAAGGATGGCCCGAATGAAGAAGTAAACTACACGGCCAACCAACCAAAGGCAGTGCGTGTACCAATAATGCGGTTTTTCTATGGCGTCATTGTTCTAATGGCAGTTGTCCCTATATGCCAGACCCTCTACGAGACGAATAAGTATTACGAGGAGGTAAGTAAAATGGGTATTCCCACTTGGGGGGATCCATACACATATGGCGTAGTATGGCTTTTTCATCACTTCCTTTTGCACACACCGAACACTGTTTTATATGTCTTCCTTGCCCACACCACCTACGCAGAACAAGCATTTGTACGAAAAGGGACAGAGTTAGTTAAATCTGAGAGGAGCGGCTTGCCTGTTTCTGCCTTGTGGACAGTCCAACCTTCAAGCCTAGGCATTTCTGTACGCCATACGTTCGGTACACCCGAccggcattttttttttttttttttttttttggtgacgtctttaaatttatttgtaTGTTGTGGTGAATATAAGTGCGAAGTTAACTGTGCAAAGTGACGACACTCAAACGTGGATAACGCGCCCActggggcaaaaaaaaaaaaaaaacaaaatggtgcaTGCAACAGTACACCAATGGAGCAGTGTAGCAAACTAAGCGTGCATGCcataaacgtaaaaaatgggagCAATCCTCCTTTAgggacaacaaaaaaagggggcatgAAATGGTAATATGCTACAAGCAGGTAGTTGCATCGCCTTCCGCACTACAACATGCCCCTAAAGTTTAAACCCACCTGGAAGTACTTCGTCCGATCATTCAAGTGGtgcaaaagaggaaaattaaaaaaaacttccaaGGAGACATTCTTCTGTATGTATGTCATGAGTCCGACCCCAGTGGACACCCTGATCTCCCTCCTTAGCTGatcaaaggaggaaaaaaaatggttgcCTAATCGTCCCACCTGTgcataaaagaataaaataggCTTGGCATTATGTAGCGTTAAGATGTATTTACAGAGGAATTGAAAGCTGGTGATGAAATTTGCCCCCAAGTAATTGTAACAAATTCGgtattctcctttttttctgtcaaaCTTGTAACCCACGTCTGTGTCCCCTATGCTGTTATGTTCGAATCCTCTGAAGGTTAGAGAGCTACCTATGCTTCCACTAAAGTGGAAGGCTCCCAATTGGTAGGGGTTGGATTTATCAAAGTCGTATTTCATCCCATTGGTAAAACTTACATAGGTTAAAAAATTCTCACGTAGTTTCTTCACGAACATGTAGTGGAAGTGGTTTTTAAGAAATTTCGCTTCGCAGAAGGGTAGGGAGAGTTCGCTCTCCATTTGGTAGAGGTATCCTGACGTGGGGTAGTTCGTATGTTCCACCAGTTGGGGTGGATTTACACTTCCTGCATCTGTGTGTCCATCTGGTACGTCATCAAGTGGATGACTCCCCTGGGGAACTGCTCCCTTGAGCCAACCGTAACCAAGTGCATCTCGCTTATACACATGGCGTAGAGTATGTTTGATATACCTGTCTGGCAATTTTAGCACCCATTCGGAGGGAACATACTTTTGGCTTATTCGTTGAAAAAGTGTGTTGAAATTTACGTCCCAAATGAGTGTGTGTCTTTCTCCCACGAGGAACGACTTAAGGGAGTTGCTTTTTACCAAGTAGGACCCATGTTGGGTGTTACTTACGCTGCTGAGGTTTCCCTCAAAAATTAGGTTAAAATTAGCTAGCTTTGTCACTTgcggaaaaacaaaacggagACCAAAATTGTTTGTGTATAGACTACTTATGTTAGCTTTCAGCTGAAAGCTGTTGATCGTTCTGAGGACATACGGCACGTTCATCTCCAACTCGGCCGTTACTTCTCCTCTGTTGTTTACATTCGTCCCTATGACGTAGTTGTTGCGTTGCTCATTCAGTGTGTACTTCACCTGCACGTCTGTGCCTGTTAAACTTTTTAGGTTAATTAACGGAGCACCAGCGAAGATGTTTAACCGATGGATTTTTTCGTTGCACTTATTTATATGAAAGAAGAGGTCTTCCACGGTggcgcttttttttatatcttcGAAGAGGAAGT contains these protein-coding regions:
- a CDS encoding 20S proteasome subunit alpha type 2; this translates as MADGEYSFSLTTFSPTGKLVQIEYALNRVSSSSPALGIRAKNGVIIATEKKSPNELIEENSIYKIQQISEHIGIVYAGMPGDFRVLLKRARKEAIRYSLQYGNEILVKELVKEIASIVQEFTQTGGVRPFGLSLLICGIDAYGYHLYQIDPSGCYFNWLATCIGKDYQNNISFLEKRYSADIEVEDAIHTAILTLKESYEGVMNEKNIEIGVACNGKPFKILTPNEIKDYLIEIE